A stretch of DNA from Acinetobacter sp. C26M:
GCTCTCGACCCGTTGCCCAAATCAAACAATCAACCGTGTGGCTTTCACCATTCTCCAAATGCAGTACAACACTACCATCAGCATTTTTTGTAACTTTTTGAGGCACAGCTTGCGTATGCACAGCAATCCCATCTGTCTGCATCACTTCAACTAAGGTTTCACTTAAAAAAGAATCAAAACGCCTTACAGGTAAATCCTTACGAATAAATAATCCAACCTGAGAACCTAAAGCATTCAACACACCCGCTAACTCAACCGCAATATAACCTGAACCAATCACTGCGGCGGTTTTTGGTAAAGCACTTAATTCAAAGAAACCATTCGAATCTACTCCATATTCCACCCCATCTATCTTAGGTAGTGAAGGCTGTGTACCTGTTGCAATCAGGATATGATCTGCTGTGAAGCGATCACCATTAACTTCAATGGTATTTTTATCAATAAAATAAGCTGCCCCCTGAATAAGATCAACTTGATTTTTACTTAGGCTATTTTGATAAGATTGATGAATTCTATCAATATAGGCCTGCCGATTTTTGATTAAAACCTGCCAATCAAATGACTCGACTTTAGTATTAAAACCATAATCAGGACCATATTTCTGAAGCGATTCAGCGACATGGGCGGCATACCACATCACTTTTTTAGGGACACAACCGACATTAACGCAAGTCCCACCTATTTCGGATTTTTCAATTAAGGCACATTTTTTTCCATACATCGCAGCACGATTCACTGATGCAATGCCACCACTACCACCACCAATCGCAATATAATCATAATGTTTTGTCATCTTTGCCTCATAAACCAATTAAAAGATTATTTTTAAGTTATACATAGATATACAGTAAGAATATTCAAAATCTGTACTTGGTTAAGCTTTTTATACAAGAAAATAAAAAGGCACTGACGATTGCTCATCAGTGCCCTGCTTTGGGAAAGCAGTTTAGATTATGCTGTAGTTGCTGTCTCTGTAGAAAC
This window harbors:
- the gorA gene encoding glutathione-disulfide reductase; this translates as MTKHYDYIAIGGGSGGIASVNRAAMYGKKCALIEKSEIGGTCVNVGCVPKKVMWYAAHVAESLQKYGPDYGFNTKVESFDWQVLIKNRQAYIDRIHQSYQNSLSKNQVDLIQGAAYFIDKNTIEVNGDRFTADHILIATGTQPSLPKIDGVEYGVDSNGFFELSALPKTAAVIGSGYIAVELAGVLNALGSQVGLFIRKDLPVRRFDSFLSETLVEVMQTDGIAVHTQAVPQKVTKNADGSVVLHLENGESHTVDCLIWATGREPNTANLNLEKANVQLDERGYIQVDKFQNTSQMGVYAVGDITGKMELTPVAVAAGRRLSERLFNHKPEEHLDYDNIPTVVFSHPPIGTVGITEQEAIEQYGQEAVKVYNSSFTAMYSAITQHRQPTKMKLVCVGDNEKIVGIHGIGFGMDEILQGFAVALKMGATKKDFDNTVAIHPTSAEEFVTMR